The Rhododendron vialii isolate Sample 1 chromosome 6a, ASM3025357v1 genome includes a window with the following:
- the LOC131329427 gene encoding probable arabinosyltransferase ARAD1, which translates to MPPKNTTTTTLCSVPSLFISLSLLCILSLSLFLLLSHNLSPSLHPQTTPTNSFINVYVADLPRSLNYGLLEQYWSLTTDTRLGSESDNQIRSARSWSQNLQYPSYPENPIIKQYSAEYWITGDLMTTPGELRTASFARRVFDYAEADVVFVPFFATMSAEMQLGVGKGLFRKKEGNEDYERQRQVVDFVKGSEAWKQSGGRDHVFVLTDPVAMWHVRAEISPAVLLVVDFGGWYRLDSKASSSNSSDMIQHTQVSLLKDVIVPYTHLLPRLLISENQERQTLMYFKGAKHRHRGGMVREKLWDLLVNEPGVVMEEGFPNATGKEQSIKGMRTSEFCLHPAGDTPTSCRLFDAIQSLCIPVIVSDNIELPFEGMVDYSEFSVFVAVTDALQPNWLVRHLRSYSDKQKNIFRQNMAQVQPVFEYDNGHPGGIGHIPLDGAVNYIWKKVHQKLPMIKEAIIRVKRKPPGVSVPLRCHCT; encoded by the exons ATGCCTCCGAagaacaccaccaccaccaccctatGCTCCGTCCcttctctcttcatctctctctcactcctctgcatcctctcactctctctcttcctcctcctctcccacAACCTATCCCCATCTCTACATCCCCAAACTACCCCCACCAACTCCTTCATCAATGTCTACGTCGCAGACCTACCCAGATCCCTCAACTACGGCCTCCTGGAACAATACTGGTCTCTCACCACCGATACCAGGCTGGGAAGCGAATCAGACAATCAAATCCGGTCCGCCCGTTCTTGGAGTCAGAATCTTCAGTACCCTAGTTACCCGGAGAATCCCATTATCAAGCAGTATAGCGCCGAGTACTGGATCACGGGCGACCTCATGACGACGCCCGGGGAGCTGCGGACGGCGTCCTTCGCGAGGAGGGTTTTTGATTATGCTGAGGCCGACGTGGTTTTCGTGCCCTTTTTCGCCACAATGAGCGCGGAGATGCAGCTGGGTGTGGGGAAGGGCTTGTTTAGGAAGAAGGAGGGGAATGAGGATTATGAGAGGCAGAGGCAAGTGGTGGATTTTGTCAAGGGTAGTGAGGCTTGGAAGCAGTCCGGAGGCCGTGATCACGTATTTGTTCTTACTG ACCCCGTTGCAATGTGGCATGTCAGAGCTGAGATTTCCCCAGCAGTCCTCCTAGTTGTAGATTTTGGTGGGTGGTACAGGCTTGACTCAAAAGCTTCAAGCAGTAACTCGTCAGATATGATACAACACACCCAGGTTTCGCTGCTTAAAGATGTGATTGTGCCGTACACACATCTATTACCTAGGTTGCTGATATCGGAAAACCAGGAACGCCAAACCCTTATGTACTTCAAAGGTGCTAAGCATCGGCATCGG GGAGGGATGGTTCGTGAAAAATTATGGGACTTGTTGGTTAACGAACCAGGGGTTGTTATGGAAGAAGGCTTCCCTAATGCTACTGGAAAGGAGCAGTCAATAAAAGGGATGAGAACCTCAGAATTCTGCTTGCATCCAGCTGGGGACACCCCAACTTCTTGTCGACTTTTTGATGCCATTCAGAGCCTCTGTATACCAGTCATTGTCAGCGACAATATTGAGCTCCCATTTGAAGGAATGGTGGATTATTCCgaattttctgtttttgttgcaGTTACTGATGCTTTGCAACCAAACTGGCTTGTGCGTCATCTAAGGAGCTACTCGGACAAGCAAAAGAATATTTTTCGCCAGAATATGGCTCAAGTTCAGCCCGTTTTCGAGTATGATAATGGCCATCCGGGTGGTATTGGGCATATACCATTGGATGGTGCTGTGAATTACATATGGAAAAAGGTCCACCAAAAATTGCCCATGATTAAGGAAGCCATAATTCGGGTAAAGAGAAAACCACCAGGTGTATCTGTTCCACTTCGATGCCATTGTACCTGA
- the LOC131329428 gene encoding protein DMP6-like — translation MGPTTMEDSIQQDLIEKGKDDKLYYPTEDDIDESRFIYILNTILSGTARLNVLLPTATILAFTIFTPLLTNNGKCDPTNRWLMGFFSGLSATSCVFLSVTDSFRTTTGRLHYGVATFSGIWTFNGGRKKPLMPPDYQLRWSDLFHSSLSLIAFLTFATLHHDVVDCYYPEMPRKVINTVPLVVGFAVSVLFVMFPSRRRGIGYPFLLQRDALHSRI, via the exons ATGGGACCAACAACAATGGAAGACTCAATCCAGCAAGACCTAATCGAGAAAGGTAAAGATGACAAACTCTACTATCCAACAGAAGACGACATCGACGAATCCCGCTTCATATATATCCTCAACACAATCCTGAGCGGCACCGCTCGCCTCAATGTTCTTCTCCCCACTGCCACTATCCTCGCCTTCACCATTTTCACCCCTCTCTTAACCAACAACGGAAAATGCGACCCCACAAACCGGTGGCTGATGGGTTTCTTCTCAGGACTCTCAGCCACCTCTTGCGTCTTCCTTTCCGTCACAGACAGCTTCCGGACCACCACAGGAAG GTTACACTATGGGGTGGCTACCTTCAGTGGAATTTGGACTTTCAACGGAGGTCGGAAGAAGCCACTCATGCCGCCAGATTACCAGCTGAGGTGGTCCGATCTCTTCCACTCGTCTCTTTCATTGATCGCTTTCCTTACCTTCGCAACTTTGCACCATGATGTTGTGGACTGCTATTACCCGGAAATGCCAAGAAAGGTCATCAACACTGTTCCTCTGGTGGTTGGGTTTGCGGTAAGTGTCTTATTTGTGATGTTTCCTTCAAGGAGAAGGGGTATTGGGTACCCTTTCTTGCTGCAGAGGGATGCTTTACACAGCAGAATTTGA
- the LOC131329431 gene encoding PKS-NRPS hybrid synthetase cheA-like: MQRITGTKKCDCPFKLRGVPQPPNGVMWSLKVVKGFHNHEPAEGFEGHEYPSRLTPIQQQLVRDMSSSTAPREILNLLRQQDSSISTGIRSIYNVKAQYKKEQLGDLSPIGYILNELNEKHYIYNYLTNEHTNEITDILWIHPTSLELSVNFPSVLIIDATYKSNEYRIPLLEVVGITSTMKTYSLMFAYLNNETKERLIWALDTLKRWMVGKGAALPSVIVSDRDLALLGAIEICFPLAQHILCIWHINQCVMKKCSPMLGTRWDEFSEAWQLLIHSSTPMSLQQRWNAMCGNFEQYSNAIQYLWDIWLGPYKERFVAAYINQFMHLGSNSSQRAESAHARLKRYLGDTMSSLQTSFQKIEKMLTSQFKDIQGSFQKSLNIPRHIHLHEGIYSEIRGRISLQAMDLIHKQAQRTDNEAGLCFCKIKRTHGLPCFHDIALYRSVDRPIPLSSIHSHWSTLSMHAQRHTDEGARSDRAAQLIERLNEMDSDSRDSMMDKFLDMADPSRCTVRPPAYNTEHRGRPTGRDEQNRGHIPSFTVSTSESRTSRIPTSRRSNGRDHLVDKFPQQYRRYISHCVDVRPDGHCGFRALAAQLYGSEDEWAQVRHDLIQEIEQNWVLYDQLYPERNYVSQVLQRLRCFQPSAPEDHWMDSISLGLVIASTYNVVLHTFDMIASSCFTHLPLSSHPVPLAARTHIAIGRVNGNHFVQIFLYRHYPVPPIIIWWRPNASNEAHGWAHPYEARLQLWYEVMQIDPPGQRPQFGGNID, encoded by the exons ATGCAAAGGATTACTGGAACTAAGAAATGTGATTGCCCGTTTAAGCTGCGAGGTGTACCACAACCTCCAAACGGTGTCATGTGGAGTTTGAAGGTTGTTAAAGGTTTTCATAACCATGAACCAGCGGAAGGTTTTGAGGGAcatgagtacccgtcaaggTTGACCCCAATCCAGCAGCAATTAGTTCGTGACATGTCTAGCAGCACCGCGCCTCGAGAAATTCTTAATTTGCTGAGACAACAAGACTCGTCAATTAGTACAGGAATCAGAAGTATTTACAATGTGAAGGCACAGTATAAGAAAGAGCAACTGGGGGATCTATCTCCTATTGGGTACatcttgaatgaattaaacGAGAAACATTACATTTACAATTATCTTACAAATGAACACACcaacgaaatcacagatattcTTTGGATTCATCCTACAAGCCTAGAGCTATCTGTCAATTTTCCGTCCGTGTTGATTATTGATGCGACGtataagagtaatgagtatcGAATTCCACTCTTGGaagttgtgggtatcacatccacaatgaaaacttactctcttatgtttgcatatttgaataatgagacaAAAGAGCGACTGATATGGGCATTGGATACTTTAAAGAGATGGATGGTTGGAAAAGGGGCAGCGTTGCCATCGGTGATTGTTTCAGATAGGGATCTGGCACTTCTTGGCGCCATTGAAATATGTTTCCCCTTGGCACAGCACAtcctttgtatttggcacataaaccAGTGTGTAATGAAGAAGTGCAGCCCTATGCTTGGTACGAGGTGGGACGAGTTTTCCGAGGCATGGCAGTTGCTTATTCATTCATCGACACCAATGTCTTTGCAACAGAGGTGGAATGCCATGTGCGGAAACTTTGAACAATACTCTAATGCTATACAATACCTTTGGGATATATGGTTGGGTCCTTACAAAGAGCGATTTGTTGCAGCATATATAAACCAGTTTATGCACCTCGGGAGCAATTCAAGCCAAAG GGCGGAATCTGCGCATGCGAGGCTTAAACGATACTTGGGAGATACCATGTCCTCGCTTCAAAcatcttttcagaaaatagaaaagatgttgaCCAGTCAGTTCAAGGATATTCAGGGGTCGTTCCAGAAATCTCTCAACATTCCAAGGCACATACATCTACATGAAGGCATTTATAGTGAAATCAGAGGTCGCATTTCATTACAGGCAATGGACTTGATCCATAAACAGGCACAACGCACTGATAACGAAGCCGGCCTTTGCTTTTGTAAAATCAAAAGGacacacggattgccatgcTTTCACGATATTGCACTTTACCGTTCTGTGGACAGACCAATTCCGCTAAGCTCTATCCACTCTCACTGGAGTACGTTGTCAATGCACGCCCAGAGGCATACTGACGAGGGAGCACGATCCGACAGGGCAGCTCAGCTTATTGAAAGATTAAATGAAATGGATTCCGACAGTCGAGATTCTATGATGGACAAGTTTCTCGATATGGCGGATCCATCTCGTTGCACAGTTCGACCCCCAGCATACAACACAGAACACAGGGGTCGACCTACAGGCAGAGATGAGCAAAATAGAGGTCACATACCTTCCTTCACAGTATCCACTTCAGAATCTCGGACCTCACGTATTCCAACATCACGAAGGAGCAATGGGAGGGATCACCTCGTTGACAAATTTCCTCAGCAGTATCGGCGTTATATTTCTCACTGTGTTGACGTTCGACCTGACGGTCATTGTGGTTTCAGGGCGTTAGCTGCGCAACTCTATGGTTCTGAAGATGAATGGGCTCAAGTACGACATGACCTTATccaagagattgaacaaaattgggTCTTGTACGATCAGCTTTATCCAGAACGTAATTATGTATCTCAGGTGCTACAAAGACTTCGTTGCTTTCAGCCATCGGCACCAgaggatcattggatggattcTATATCATTGGGACTCGTTATCGCATCAACGTACAATGttgtactgcatacatttgatATGATTGCTTCGAGTTGTTTCACTCACTTGCCGTTGAGCTCACATCCAGTTCCATTAGCAGCTCGCACACATATAGCTATTGGCCGTGTTAATggcaatcacttcgtgcaaattTTCCTATATcgtcattaccctgtaccacccatcatcatatggtggaggccaaatgcatcaaatgaagcacatggatgggctcatccttatgaagcacgcctccaattgtggtacgaagtaatgcAAATAGATCCACCGGGACAACGACCACAATTTGGcggaaatattgactaa